CTTCTTATTCTCTTTGGTCTTGGCTATTTTTATTTTGTTACGAATTTTGTTTTTCCCTATTTTACTCCTGATGGTGGCAAAGGTGGGCTTGATTCTTCTGCGTTTGCCTGGATGGGCAATGGCATTGGTGATATGTTTGTTTTTATCGTCAGCCATCCCTTGGTGGTCATTAAAGAAATCTTTGGGTCAACAAGAAAAGTTATATATCTTTTAGCCCTGTTTGGCTCTCTTGGATTTATTCCACTTTTAAAACCTCTTTATCTGATACCTGCCCTGCCCATATTGGGTATTTCAATTTTGTCCAGGTTAGATAATTATTACGGCCTTGGTCATCATTATACTGCAGGCCTAATCGCGCCAATGATTATGGCCTTTACTATGGGGCTGCCAACAGCTAGGAGATTTTGGGAAAAATTGGGACTAAACAAAAAGTCATTTATCTTCAGCTTGTGTGTGGGTCTTTTGTTGGCCCACATACTTCTCTCTCCTTCGCCCATCTCCCGTCTTTTCTGGACGAACAAGGTGTGGAGTTATACTGCATCCGCATATTTGCCTACAGCACGGGACAGCATGATTAAAAAAGCTTTGGAACAGTATATTCCGAGGAATCCGGAGACAACAGTTTCCGTGCAAAACACGATCAATTGGCCTATTTTGACCGAACGAAATACTTTGCTTGTTTTCCCTAGGGCAGCGCTGGAACCAACAAGATATCCGGATTTAAAGAACCGGACCTTCAGTGGTTTTGTTGACTTTTTAAAGACACGCACTCTTCCCAAAACAGCCTATTTAGAAATTCAGGCAGATTATGTGGTTTTAGACATGAATCGTCCTTGGTTTATTGGAGACAAAGGATGTGGTTGGCTCTATGGAAGATGTCAGGATCAAGAGGCTGCCAATCGTTTTCTGGAATTTGTTGATAAAGTTAAAGAAAAATACAGGGTTGTCTTTGCAAAAGATGGTTTTTGGATTTTTAAGAGGATTAAGGGAAAGAGATGAACAAGTTTTTCCGCAACAATATTCTCGTTCTTTTTTTAATGAATTCGGGCAATGTATTTAACTACTTGTTTCAATTAGTAATAGGGAGGAGTTTAACCCCTGAAGAATTTGGGGTTTTTAATGCCCTCAATTCCCTTACCCTTCTAGCCTCTGCTCCTATTGCAGTAATTCCTTTTGTATTCTCCAAGGTAACTGTACAACTTAGCTTGAACGGCTTGAGCCAGATTCGAAGCCTTTTCTGGAAAAGCATTAAATGGTTGGCTCTTATTTCTTGTGCAGGGTTTGGCATAGGGCTTTTGGCCTTGCCAGCAACTAAAGGGTATCTTCATATTGACTCATTTGTTCCAATACTGATTATCCTTGTACAGATATGTCTGTCTCTTTTTCGTCCTGTTAATATGGGTATCCTACAGGGCCTGCAGCGGTTTTTGGGCTTTGGCCTTGCTGGAAGCCTGACCTCTATTGGCCGTTTGCTAGGTGGAGTTGTGCTGGTTTTTTTTCTTGGCTGGGGAGTCAATGGAGCCCTGCTTTCGGGCTTGATTGGGGTTGTTCTGACAATACTGATCAGTTTGCTTTTTTTAAAAGATATAGTTCATGGAACAAAGGGTTCGCTTCCTTCTGGTATATATAAAGGAATGGGCAAATACGCTGTGCCGGTATTTTTCAATACTTCTATGGTTATGGCCCTGGGTAATCTTGATCTTGTTCTGGTGCGACATTATTGCCTACCTGCGGAGGCCGGACTTTATGCTACTGCTGCCGTTCTGGGCAGGATTGGCTTTTTTCTGCCCGGCGTTTTGGTTATGGTATTGTTCCCTGCCGCGGCCAAAGCATATAGCGCTGGCAAGCATGACAACCAGTCTCTTTGGACATGCCTGGGATTAACAGCGTTCCTTAGCGGGTCTTTTGCCTTGGTCTGCTCTTTATGGCCAGCCCAAATTATCAGTCTCCTCTTTGGTTCCCCCTATGCTCCTGCTGCTGATCTGTTCCGGCTGGTAAGTATTTCAATGTCAATACTTGCCTTGGCCAATGTTTTTTTTGTTTTTTTTCTTGCTCGTTGCGATTATGGATTCTTGTGGATTCAGGGCGTGGGCCTTGGGTTAATGCTGCTCTTAATCCTTATGTTTCATGAGCATGCCATCCAGATTGCATGGAGTCTTCTGTCTGCAATCGTATTTATTTTTTGGGCAACAACAATCTATTTTTTTCTAAAAGACAAAAAGAATGGCTGTATAGTTAATGAGCAATGCGATGTATAAAAAGCAGCTAAGCGTTACTATTTATATCCTAGTTTACATTTTATTTACTGCTGTAACGCATGCAGGTGTTAAGGAAGGAAATACTGTATTTCTTTCACTGCCTTTACAAGAAAATCACAGTATGAATTATATCCAGGAAGTTAAAGATGGCAATTTCTTTTTGGATAAAGATGATGAATTCACAGTCAAAGCATTTGTAGCGCCAAAGAAAGTTAAATATTTTGTGTTTGATGGCAAGTCCTTGCTTGCCAGTTCTGATACTGTGTTATGTTCAAAAGATAACTGCACAAGAAATTGGTCTTTTGATTTGTCTGAACAGTCATTATCAATCGTTGAGTATCCACGGTTGCGTATAAACTACAAGAAAGTATTGCCCAAAACGCCTGTTCAGGTTGAGGCTAAAATAATGGTGGATACCAATGGGGATAATAAAACTGACGTGGTATTTAGCGGTGAGGTTGAATCCGCGTTAAAAGAAGCTAAAATTATTAATTGGGACGAGGTTTTTTTCAAGCCCAAAGACAATATTTATCGGTTTAAAAGAGAATTGGGGATTAAGCCTGATGCGATTTGGCGATACATACAGGATGGGGAAAATTTAGTTTTGCAGACTCAAATTAAAATCGTGTCTGCTGATATGCAAGTGGTTAAGTTTTTTGTGCTACCTGATTCTCCAGATATTAGAGTTGATCTTGGTTTAAAAAAAAGCAGATTTTCGCCAAGACATAAAATTCCTTTTGAAAACCTGCGCCCGCGTTGGGAGAAGAGAGAAGATTTACATGTTTTGACTCTGGATCTTGCTTCGGTTTTAAAAGATATACCTCGTGATAAGCTAATCTATATAGAGCCAATAATATATATAAAAACATCAAAGAAGGCTTTTTTTGAATCACCCCCTTTGAAACGTATTGTTTTTTACAGAAAAGACGCTTCAGAATTTAAACGCAGTACTATCTCGCCAGTTACCTCTGAGCATGGACAGGATGCAAGATTGGATTTTGATCTAGAAGCAGGTTTAGAAGAACTTGGTATCTTTGATGAAGGGAGAATTATTAATGTTACAGTTAATGCCTCCATACAAGGTCCCCAGGTAGTTGAGCTCAAGGACGTGCTTGTTGGTGATCTTGTTAAAAAGGAATTGCCTGTAATCCTTGATCAGCCTGCAAGAGAGCTTGAAAATTTTATAGGACGGAAGGCTCATTTTCTGGATAAAGAGAAAGTAATTTTTAAAATGCAGCCCCTATTTTATAGGGAGGTTCAGGATTGTAAATCGTTTGACCTTATACAAAATAAGTATGTTGTTCAGGGACAGTTGTATGCATTTTCTACGGCCAGATCAGGAAAAATTTCAGGACAAAGAGTAAATATAAATATTGATTATTTGTCTCCGACTAAAGAAAAAAGAAAGAGACTTAAAATTGCCTTGCCACTGAATAATGTTACTGTGCCTTTGGAGCTTCCAAAGCAAGCGATTGTCAACGGGATAACACTAGATACACGGTGGATTAAAGATGGTATAAACGCCAGCATCGCTTTTTTTGACTTGGTCATAAAGGAAGTGAAAGAGGATCCCGATTATCGACATGCATGTTGGTGGGAAAAGGAGGCAGTGCTTCCTCTTTTACCTGAATTGCCAGAGAGTGGAGTAATATTAAATAACGAGAAAGTTTTTATATGGACTGATCAGGTACGAACTTTAAATTTTTTATTGCCCCGAGAAGAGTTTTTTAAACCCTTGCAGTTTTATCTAACCCACGACAATCCTTTTCTTTTAAGCGAACTAAAAAATGTAAAAAAAAGCATCCCTATTTTGGGGGGACACAATGAATTGGCCGGAATCAATATCTCCAGGGATGCCAGTTTAACAATAGATTATACCGGACAACAAAGACTATTATCTTTTGATATCCCCAGGTTAAAGGTTTTTGGATTACGCAGGACTCCAAAAGAAATTCTAGCGGACCTAGTCATTCGCCTTGATGATCAACCCAGCCCTCTCTCTTTTGTAAAGCTTCCCCGGCCTGAAGGGGAATGGATTGAACTAGGGACCATAGCAATCAAGCATGGATATCACACCATATCTGTTTCTAGCGCAGATTTTTTCTCAGTAAAAAGTCTTGTTTTTGAGGCAAAGGGCTACCATAATTTTCCACGACAAGATAACCCTCTAACCAGGCAAAAAGATTCATTTTCCGGCCGGATCATTTCGCTTTTCATGAAGCTTTTGATTCTGGCCCTGGGGATTGTTGTGCTGTATAGATTTCGCGCTTTTTGGTTGAAAGCGTTTCAAATTATGACAGCCTCTATTCGAAAATTTTATTGGAGTTTACCGGAAAAATGGCTCTTTTTTACGTGGTTATTTTCAGCCCTATTTCTATACACTCTCGGAGTGCTGATTGCTACGGGGAGAGAAAATTATGGGTTTACCTGCGGTAGTATAGCCCTGGTTTTTGCTTATTGGCATTTGGAGAGGCTTTTGCGGCCGTGGATGGAACGAAAGTACCCTAAGATTTCTGAATATGTATATCGTGGTCGCGGCACTCCTTTTTTTGCTGGGGCTATTATACTTTTGGCTTTGACGGCCTTTTTATTGACTTTTGGCCTCGATCCTCTGGCTGAACAAGTAGCGATTATAGTTTATTATTGTCTTGTTGTAGGAGTTGTAGGTGAAATTTGTGATTTGAGAAAAGAAGCAGAATCTGATTAGTTGATTTAACTTTCTGGCTCGAATTTTGTTATATTATTCAATGGGTTATAATTTATATTTTGTCTTGGTGCCACTTTTGCTATAAAATAATACAAACGTTACCCTTCGCATTGCGAAGGGTAACCTCATGACATGCTAAGCTTATTCCTGAGATTTTTCGCTTCGCTCAGAATAACAGCGCGGAAACAACTAATCCTGAAAGGAACTACCGAGACTTTACATTGAACCCATTGAACTTACTGCTAATAATCCAACTCAAAAAATTGATTTAGTTGATTGAATGAATTTTAATAATAAAACATTTTGTTGGGCAGGAGCGAGTTGTTTTCTAATAAGTTTTTCTTTTTTAAAAGGCCTATCAGGTTTGAAAAAATATATATAGCCTTGGGTGGACAGTGGTTAGCTACCCTCTACACCGCCGGAATAGGGATGCTGCTGACGTTTACCCTGGGCCGCGTGTTAGGGCCCAAGGCGTTTGGCGTTTATAGCTCTGTTTTGAGCTTGGCCTCTTTATATTTTATTTTACAGGAGGGCGGCTTTACAACATTAATTTTTCGTGAAGGCATTGCAGCGAGCCCTGAATTGGTTCCTCACAACGACCGGATTTTGTCCGTAGCCTTGGGACATCTTCTTTTGACCACTTTGGGTGGTTTTTTTTTGTCGTTATCTCTTCCTATTTCTGACCGTTATTCACTATGCGTCGCTATATTATGTTTTGCTGGCGTAGCTTTAAGCAATTTTATTTCTGCTGTTTTAAAGGCTCAAAATCGTTTCGCAATAGAAGGACTGTGGCGAATATTCCTGCGCACTTGTACTGCTTTATGTATGTTCTTTGTCCTATTTTTGGGGATTCGCAAACCTATTTTTCTGTTTGGGGCATGGGGACTTGGCCTTCTTGCGGCATTTTCGCTTCCCTATGCCAGGAGGATGTGCCAAAAACCTTCATTTCAGTTTTCTCTCGACATATATTCGCCAAGTCTTTCGTTTCTTGTTGTTGGTGCGGCAACCACCATTTACTTTAAAGTGGATATAATACTTTTGAGATATCTGGGGATTGAAACGGCATGGGTAGGATATTATTCTGCAGCTTATCGACTCTTGGAAGGAATGGTCTTGTTAGTGACTCCAGTGGCTCATTTATGTTTTCGTCAGCTTCGCCTGCACAGGCAGGATGGACAATACTTTAAAAGAATGTTTATTCTTATGCTTGGCGGAATGAGTATTTTGGGCTTGTTGATTGTTATTACAGGCCTTTATTTCGGTTCTTATTTTATTCATATTGCTTACGGTCAGAGTTACACTCCTGCAATACCACTTTTTAAGTGGCTTCTTGTAGCTGTCTTTTTTATCTTCCCCAATTACATTTTGACACAAAGTGCTATCGCCATTAACCGCGAAGGCTATTATGCGCTTATGGCAGTATGCGCAGCTATCCTCAATGTTGGGCTCAATTTATGGCTGATTCCGCAATATGGGGCTGTTGGAGCTGCCTGGGCAACAATTGCCACGGAATGTTTTTTGGGACTGGGCTTAGGCCTATTTTTTCTCAGATGGTATAGGCAGTAAAACGGGATAGCAATCAATGGCTAAAAAGATTCGCTTGATAGTAAATGCCTTGCCTTTAGTTACTGTTCGTTCTGGTATTGCTCGATATGTACACTGTCTTTATAGGCAGTTGGAAAGAGATTATGGACATAGTTTGGATATCGGATATTTTGACGGGAAAAATGTTAGCAAGACAATGCCTACCCGCGGCGCAGACCCTCAAAAAAGAGGGAAAGTCCTGTCCTGGTTTTGGAGGTTGCCACCACTCCTTGCTCTTCAGGTTCGTATAGCCCAGCACATGAAAAGAGAATTTTTCTTTCAACGCGCAGCCAAAAATTATGATGTTTACCATGAACCACTTTTGATCCCTTTTTTAACAAAATTTCCGATAAAGACCATTTTCACCATTCACGATCTTTCTATCATGCATTATCCACAATTTCATCCCAAAGAAAGAGTAATGTTTGTCAATCGTTTCCTGCCGCAGCGAATTGGAGTTGTAGACCATTGTTTAACTGTTTCAAAATTTACAAAGGCATGTGTTCAAAAGCACTTTGGAATTGTTGCTGATAATATTTCTGTCACACCTTTAGCTCATGATGCTTCTACATTTTATCCCAGGCCGGAAGGGGAGATCCGTGAGATGCGAGAGCGGCTTAAGCTGCCTGAGCAATATTTTCTTTTTGTTGGCAGCGGAGACCCGCGTAAAAACGCAGCCATTATACCCAAAGCTCTCCAGATTACAAAATCAGGTATTGCTTTGGTCTTTGCTGGTTGGTCTGGCTGGCATGACCATGAGCTTGTGAAGGATAATCAGTGTATCTCTTTGGGATATGTAAGTAATGAAGATTTGGCCAGGCTTTATTCGGGTGCGCTAGCCTTGATCTTTCCAAGTATTTATGAGGGATTTGGGTTGCCATTATTAGAAGCAATGGCCTGCGGTTGCCCTGTAATCACAACCAACAAGGCAAGTTTACCTGAAGTTGCAGGCAAGGCAGCATTGTACTTAACTGATCCGCAAAATTCCAAAGAATTGGCAGCCTTGTTGCGTGAAGTTATTAAGCCGGATGTCCGCCAACGACTTTTAAACAATAGTAAAAAAAGAGTATCTCAATTTTCCTGGGAAAGTACGGCCAAGAAGACCTATGAAATAATTAAAAAGTTATCTAGTTAACCATGCAAACTTCTCTCGTTATCCATGATAATTTTAAATTCCCAGGAGGTGGGGAGCGGGTTGCTGTAACTCTAGCCAGGGGCTTTCGCGCTGAATTATGGTCTGCATCTGTACAATCTGAAAATTTTCCAAAAAGTTATTTTGATGGGCTTGAACCAAAAAGCTTATCTTTGCTTGATAGAATCCCCTTTAGAGTTTTACCTTCCGATATTTTGCAAGATTGGCTGTTATTTGCCCATTTTCCAAAGAAAAAGGCAAAACTGACTTTTTTCAGTGGTTTTCTGTCACCGTTAGCCCACAAGCGAATAATTGGCCCTAAAATATTATATTGTCATTCGCCTCCACGAATTTTATACGACAAAAGAAACTTTTACTTAGAACAATGTTCTATGCTAAAAAAGCCCATTTGGTTAAGCCTCTTGTTCTTATATAAAAAGGCGTATGAAAGAGCCATAAAGGATATGGATTGTGTGCTTGCCAATTCTCAAAATGTGGCCAACAGGCTAAGAAAATATTTAAATATGCAAGTCCAGGTGGTGTATCCACCTTGTGAGACTAAAAAGTTCAAGCATCTGGGGTATGGGGATTATTATTTATCAACAGGCAGGCTTGATCAGCTGAAACGGGTCGATTTGATAGTAAAGGCCTTTTTGAAAATGAGAGATAAAAAACTCGTGGTTGTTTCTGGGGGGCCGTATTTTAAAAGGATTAAGCAGATGGCAAACAATGCGGATAATATTACATTTCTGGGCTGGGTGGGGGAAAAGAAGCTGAGAAGTTTGATTGGTAATTGTATCGCCACTATTTATATCCCCATGGACGAGGACTTTGGTATCTCGCCGGTGGAGTCCATGGCGGCTGGTAAGCCTGTACTTGGAGTCAAAGAAGGTGGAATATTGGAAACAGTCGTGGATGGGAAAACCGGAATTTTATTGCCCCCAAACCCCGGAATTGAGGATATCATAAAAGGAGTGAAGTCTTTAACGCCAGGCTTGGCTGCAGAGATGCGCTCCTCATGTGAAGAAAGAGCTGAACTTTTTAGTATAGATTGCTTTGTAAAAAGAGTAAAAGCCATTGCAGGTAAGTTTACTAACTAAGTGATTTAAAGAATAAAAGGCTAAGGGGTAAAAGGTTAAGAGACACAGGTTAGATATGAAAGTTGCCCTTGTACATTACTGGCTTGTAGGCATGCGGGGTGGCGAAAAGGTCCTGGAGGCTTTGTGCGACCTTTTCCCACAGGCCGATATCTATACCCATGTCTACGATCCTGATGCCATATCAGAAACAATAACAAAACATACTATCAGAACAACTTTTATTCAGAATTTGCCTTTTAGCAAACGCCTCTATAAAAAATACCTTCCTTTGATGCCTTTGGCTTTGGAGCAGCTGGACCTCACCGGTTACGATCTGGTTATTAGCAGTGAATCGGGCCCGGCCAAAGGAGTGATTACGCATCCATCCGCTAAACATATCTGCTATTGCCATACGCCAATGCGTTACGTGTGGGATATGTACCATAGATATCGCAAAGAAGCGGGATATGTGACTACCGTGCTCATGCCTTTTTTTTCTCATTACTTACGCTTATGGGATCAAACCTCAGCATCAAGAGTGGATCATTTTATAGCAAATTCAAGCCATGTGGCCGCGCGGATAAAAAAATATTATCGTCGCGAGGCGCAAGTCATACACCCGCCAGTGAATACTGATGATTTCTATCAAGTAAATGAGACTGGTGAGTATTATCTATTTGTTGGTCAATTGGTGGGATATAAACGGGCCGAATTAGCGATACAAGCTTTTAATGTCTTAAAAAAACCTCTGGTAGTTATTGGGGAAGGAGAGCAATATAAAAAATTACAGGCTATGGCAGGCTCTAATATAACCCTTATGGGGCAACAGCCATTTTCTGTCCTCCGAGATTATTATGCGAGGTGCAAAGCCCTTATTTTCCCAGGAGAAGAGGATTTTGGCATCATTCCTGTGGAAGCGATGGCTTCGGGAAGACCTGTTATTGCTTATAAAAAAGGTGGAGCTTTGGAGACTGTTGTTGATGGTAAAACAGGCATTTTTTTTGATGAGCAAAGTGTTGATGCTTTGATAGATGCAGTAATTAGATTTGAAAAAATTAAGCATGAGTTCTGCCCTGAAACAATAGTATCTTATGCTAAAAAGTTTGATGCTAAAATTTTTAAAAAAAACATATTAGATTTTATTAATACTGTAATAGAAGAGCAGATTTAAAGAGATGTCCGTAATGAAGAACAGATACTCTTGTTTAATGCCAGTGGCAATGCTTTTCTCTGACACAGTGGCCCTTTTATGTGCTGGCGCAATAAGTGTATGGCTTCGCTATATATTTAACGGTCAGTTTCAACTTTCATTTTACTGGCAAATGTGGCCAGTCTTAATTTTTTTCTTAAGCGTATATGCCTTTGCCGGTTTATATCCAGGCGTACTTATCAGTCCTCCGGAGGAATTAAAAAAACTAAGTCTGGCCAGCTCATTATGTTTTTTGGCTTTGGCCGCTGTTACTTTTATGTCTCGTCGAGCCGAGTTGTATTCTCGAGGGATATTTTTAATGGCGTGGTTTTTAGTACTTTTTTTGGTGCCAATTTTTCGGGCTGGAACGCGAGAGATTTTTAGTAAAAAAGCCTGGTGGGGGTTCCCTGCCGTGGTGTTTGGGGCCGGTAAAACCGGAGGCATGATTGTACATACTTTTCAACTGAGACCAGGGCTAGGAATAAAACCCGTTGCAATTGTTGATGACGACTCAGAAAGGCAAGGGGAGAATATTCATGGAATAAAAGTTGTCGGAGGTTTGGAAGAAGCGGTTAAACTGGCCCAAAAAACGAAAAATCTTATAGCAATTATGGCTATGCCGGGGGTGGGCAGAAAGAAGTTACAAATGATCCTTGAGAAATATGCACAAGGTTTTAGGCGCATTGTCCTTGTCCCTGACTTGTTTGGTGTATCTACTCTTTGGGTTTCGGTACTGGATTTGGGCGGTATATTAGGGTTAGATTTACGCCAGAACCTGCTTGACCCAAAGCGTCGAAGGCTAAAACGGTGTGTTGATTTGGCTATTGTTATAAGCAGTGGCGTGTTGGTCCTTCCTCTTATGCTTTTTATTGGTTTAGCCATCAAACTGGATAGCAAAGGCCCTGTTTTCTACCGTCACAAGCGAATTGGTTTGGGTGGGAGAGAAATTTATATCTGGAAATTCAGGACTATGTTTCAAAATGCAGATGAACTGTTGAAGGAGTATTTAAGAAAAAGACCGGATTTACAGCGAGAGTGGGAGATGTATCAAAAGCTTACTAATGATCCCAGGGTGACTAAGATAGGTAGATTTTTACGCAGAACAAGTCTGGATGAATTGCCTCAATTGTGGAATGTTTTAAAGGGGGAGTTAAGCTTGGTGGGACCAAGGCCTATTATTCGGGATGAAATTAAAAAGTACAAGGAAGCATTTGAACTATATAAAAAAGTCAGACCCGGGGTAACAGGTTTATGGCAGATTTCAGGTCGAAATGAAACTAGTTATGATGAGCGGGTGAATCTTGATGTTTATTATATAAGGAATTGGTCTATATGGTTTGATATTTATATTTTAGTCAGGACTCCTATCGAGGTGCTCCGTTGCAGGGGAGCCTATTAATTAATGTATACTTCCCAAAGTTTTTTTATTTTTTGTACTCTTTTATTTTTTTTACCTCTTCACTTCTCCCAATACAAGCTCCAATCAAAATTCCTAGAATTGAAAAGGCCATGCCCAGCCACCAGGTTCGAAAAAAATTATGAGCGCTGAAGGCTGTGGCTGTGTAGCCAAGAAACGAACTCCAAAAAAAAGAAGTGATTATCCAATAGTTTTTTTGTTTAGTTTGAAGCCCCTTACGGATTCGCTTTAAGGACCAGGTTAAATAGGCGCTAAAAAAGAAGAGAAGCAAACTTAAACCGACAATCCCTGTTTCACAGGCGAATTGAATATAGATGTTGTGCGGATGAGGTATCCCAAGGCTATGATATTTTGGCACAAGGCCTAGCGATCTGAAGCCGGGATTATAGCCGTTAATTCCTACTCCAAGAAGAGGATAGTGTTTGAATACCTCGATTCCAAAAGGCCAAAGCTCTTTTATTCGTCCATCATTTAATATTTGCTGAAACGATGTCCTCTCCGGGCCAAAGAATAATGCCCAGACAAGAATTGCGCAAAAGGCAAGAGTTTTCCTCCAGGAAAAACCTTTAAAAAGAAAAATTAGGGCTACACAGGCTGTAAAAAATCCTACATAGCCGCTTCTTGCTTTGGCTTCAAGCAATAGAAAAATTCCGGGTGCCAGGACCAAAGAGGTGAGGATGAGTTTTTTAAATTTTGACCACTTGTCAGGCAAAAGAATGAATAGAGCCAGACTAATGGGAAGAACTAGGGACATTAAATTGCCAACGCGAAAAGTACTTAAAGAGCCTGTCAGACGCCCACCCATAATCTTTGTCCCTTTGATCAAATCAGTCCCGGAA
The genomic region above belongs to Desulfovulcanus ferrireducens and contains:
- a CDS encoding DUF2079 domain-containing protein, with protein sequence MKTKVLASGLLFIVLAGMALLKYLSLHSAIFDLGIFFAHFYNFVQNGQWWRLFFGHAQPLMPLYAAIYNLLPGNLGPFVVLVFQAFFLALPGFWLQKRFGWPSFLAFALYFPLWFNSLFDFHMDHLVVLILFWFFFLVENNRFWLCLIPGLLLALVKEPFALQTAACGIFLILKAYSSCHDLCRNTSPRLYCLPGLLLILFGLGYFYFVTNFVFPYFTPDGGKGGLDSSAFAWMGNGIGDMFVFIVSHPLVVIKEIFGSTRKVIYLLALFGSLGFIPLLKPLYLIPALPILGISILSRLDNYYGLGHHYTAGLIAPMIMAFTMGLPTARRFWEKLGLNKKSFIFSLCVGLLLAHILLSPSPISRLFWTNKVWSYTASAYLPTARDSMIKKALEQYIPRNPETTVSVQNTINWPILTERNTLLVFPRAALEPTRYPDLKNRTFSGFVDFLKTRTLPKTAYLEIQADYVVLDMNRPWFIGDKGCGWLYGRCQDQEAANRFLEFVDKVKEKYRVVFAKDGFWIFKRIKGKR
- a CDS encoding oligosaccharide flippase family protein, encoding MNKFFRNNILVLFLMNSGNVFNYLFQLVIGRSLTPEEFGVFNALNSLTLLASAPIAVIPFVFSKVTVQLSLNGLSQIRSLFWKSIKWLALISCAGFGIGLLALPATKGYLHIDSFVPILIILVQICLSLFRPVNMGILQGLQRFLGFGLAGSLTSIGRLLGGVVLVFFLGWGVNGALLSGLIGVVLTILISLLFLKDIVHGTKGSLPSGIYKGMGKYAVPVFFNTSMVMALGNLDLVLVRHYCLPAEAGLYATAAVLGRIGFFLPGVLVMVLFPAAAKAYSAGKHDNQSLWTCLGLTAFLSGSFALVCSLWPAQIISLLFGSPYAPAADLFRLVSISMSILALANVFFVFFLARCDYGFLWIQGVGLGLMLLLILMFHEHAIQIAWSLLSAIVFIFWATTIYFFLKDKKNGCIVNEQCDV
- a CDS encoding oligosaccharide flippase family protein, giving the protein MFSNKFFFFKRPIRFEKIYIALGGQWLATLYTAGIGMLLTFTLGRVLGPKAFGVYSSVLSLASLYFILQEGGFTTLIFREGIAASPELVPHNDRILSVALGHLLLTTLGGFFLSLSLPISDRYSLCVAILCFAGVALSNFISAVLKAQNRFAIEGLWRIFLRTCTALCMFFVLFLGIRKPIFLFGAWGLGLLAAFSLPYARRMCQKPSFQFSLDIYSPSLSFLVVGAATTIYFKVDIILLRYLGIETAWVGYYSAAYRLLEGMVLLVTPVAHLCFRQLRLHRQDGQYFKRMFILMLGGMSILGLLIVITGLYFGSYFIHIAYGQSYTPAIPLFKWLLVAVFFIFPNYILTQSAIAINREGYYALMAVCAAILNVGLNLWLIPQYGAVGAAWATIATECFLGLGLGLFFLRWYRQ
- a CDS encoding glycosyltransferase family 4 protein, with amino-acid sequence MAKKIRLIVNALPLVTVRSGIARYVHCLYRQLERDYGHSLDIGYFDGKNVSKTMPTRGADPQKRGKVLSWFWRLPPLLALQVRIAQHMKREFFFQRAAKNYDVYHEPLLIPFLTKFPIKTIFTIHDLSIMHYPQFHPKERVMFVNRFLPQRIGVVDHCLTVSKFTKACVQKHFGIVADNISVTPLAHDASTFYPRPEGEIREMRERLKLPEQYFLFVGSGDPRKNAAIIPKALQITKSGIALVFAGWSGWHDHELVKDNQCISLGYVSNEDLARLYSGALALIFPSIYEGFGLPLLEAMACGCPVITTNKASLPEVAGKAALYLTDPQNSKELAALLREVIKPDVRQRLLNNSKKRVSQFSWESTAKKTYEIIKKLSS
- a CDS encoding glycosyltransferase, with translation MQTSLVIHDNFKFPGGGERVAVTLARGFRAELWSASVQSENFPKSYFDGLEPKSLSLLDRIPFRVLPSDILQDWLLFAHFPKKKAKLTFFSGFLSPLAHKRIIGPKILYCHSPPRILYDKRNFYLEQCSMLKKPIWLSLLFLYKKAYERAIKDMDCVLANSQNVANRLRKYLNMQVQVVYPPCETKKFKHLGYGDYYLSTGRLDQLKRVDLIVKAFLKMRDKKLVVVSGGPYFKRIKQMANNADNITFLGWVGEKKLRSLIGNCIATIYIPMDEDFGISPVESMAAGKPVLGVKEGGILETVVDGKTGILLPPNPGIEDIIKGVKSLTPGLAAEMRSSCEERAELFSIDCFVKRVKAIAGKFTN
- a CDS encoding glycosyltransferase family 4 protein; translation: MKVALVHYWLVGMRGGEKVLEALCDLFPQADIYTHVYDPDAISETITKHTIRTTFIQNLPFSKRLYKKYLPLMPLALEQLDLTGYDLVISSESGPAKGVITHPSAKHICYCHTPMRYVWDMYHRYRKEAGYVTTVLMPFFSHYLRLWDQTSASRVDHFIANSSHVAARIKKYYRREAQVIHPPVNTDDFYQVNETGEYYLFVGQLVGYKRAELAIQAFNVLKKPLVVIGEGEQYKKLQAMAGSNITLMGQQPFSVLRDYYARCKALIFPGEEDFGIIPVEAMASGRPVIAYKKGGALETVVDGKTGIFFDEQSVDALIDAVIRFEKIKHEFCPETIVSYAKKFDAKIFKKNILDFINTVIEEQI
- the wbaP gene encoding undecaprenyl-phosphate galactose phosphotransferase WbaP, with product MKNRYSCLMPVAMLFSDTVALLCAGAISVWLRYIFNGQFQLSFYWQMWPVLIFFLSVYAFAGLYPGVLISPPEELKKLSLASSLCFLALAAVTFMSRRAELYSRGIFLMAWFLVLFLVPIFRAGTREIFSKKAWWGFPAVVFGAGKTGGMIVHTFQLRPGLGIKPVAIVDDDSERQGENIHGIKVVGGLEEAVKLAQKTKNLIAIMAMPGVGRKKLQMILEKYAQGFRRIVLVPDLFGVSTLWVSVLDLGGILGLDLRQNLLDPKRRRLKRCVDLAIVISSGVLVLPLMLFIGLAIKLDSKGPVFYRHKRIGLGGREIYIWKFRTMFQNADELLKEYLRKRPDLQREWEMYQKLTNDPRVTKIGRFLRRTSLDELPQLWNVLKGELSLVGPRPIIRDEIKKYKEAFELYKKVRPGVTGLWQISGRNETSYDERVNLDVYYIRNWSIWFDIYILVRTPIEVLRCRGAY